The DNA region ttgtcgagcagtgttcattcatccgttgtcgtagcgtctgcatggtttccccaatgtaccatgcctcgggacatcctttcctgcagcgtatcaggaagacaacattggccgagttgcaagagtaggtgccgtgtgcctggtagatggtgttctcacgtgagatgatggcatccgtgtcgatgatccggcatgtcttgcagaggttgctgtggcagggctgtgtggtgtcgtggtcactgttctcctaaaggcagggtagtttgctgcagacaatggtctgtttgaggttgtgcggttgtatgaaggcaagaagtgggggtgtggggatggccttggcgagatgttcgtcttcatcgatgacatgttgaaggctccggaggagatgccgtagcttctccgctccagggaagtactgggcgacgaagggtactctgtccaccgtgtcccgtgtttgtcttcgaggaggtcggtgcggtttttggctgtggtgcgtcggaactgtcgatcgatgagttgagcgctatatcctgttcttatgggggcatctttcagcatctggaggtgtctgttgcgatcctccagtaatatcccaggatacaccAGGCCCTGTAAGATTGCAATAGCTCAGGATACACTAGGATTTCTCCTATTataatatcccaggatacactgcATTCTGTATTACTGCAGTATCCCAGGATACACGAGGTCCTGTCAGGCTGTAATATCCCAGAAACACTGGGCCCCACCAGACTGTAATATCCCAGAACACCCCAGGTCCAAACTTACTCTAATGTCCAATGATACACCAGGCCCTATGCTACTGTAATGTCATATGATACACTATATCATGTCAtactgtaatatcccaggatTCACCAGGCCCTGTTAtactgtaatatcccaggatacacaAACACCAGTCATACTTTAATATCCCAGGATACTCTGGGCTCTGTCATACTGTAATCCCAGGATACACTGCTGCCCGTGCAAAATATCCCAAAATGCACTGGGTCTTGTCGTACAATAATATCTCTGGACACACTGGGCTCTGTCATACTCTAATATCCCAAGTAAACCAGGCCCTTGTGCACAGAAACATCCGAGGATACACTTGGCCTTGTCCCTACTGTAATATCGCAGGATACACTGGGCCCTGACCAACTAAAGGATCTCATGATACACAGCGCCCTGTCCCACTGTAATGTCCAATAACGCAATGGGTCCTGTACTCCCAGTTATTTCCCAGGATGCACCGGGCCCTGTTGTGCACCGGGTCCTGGAATATCCCAGAAGACACTGGATCCTGTTGCTCtgtaatacagcaggatacagtggGGTATGTATCATGTCAAATCCATGGACACTCAATTATTTCCCTCTAATGGTGGTGCCATGATATATAACGCATTGAAGGTTAATAtttatttccctctctctatAACTCGGACCTCAGGCTGTTCTGGGCTGacagctcagcactgaccctcactcctgTGATCCTGGTCTGAGGCTGGGTCCTCTCTCACAGTGAGAAACAGTCTTACCGTAAATCACCACCAGTGTCTCCTTCATCCCGCTGTGTTCCACCCGACAGGAATAGTCGGCCTGGTCCTCTGGATCAAACTCTACCCATTTCCGGATCTGGTAGGTGCTGTCGTGATTGGGTAAAATCCCACTGGACAGAGTCTCATCAATCACCACTCCgtctctccacagattcacctcgaTGTCTTGAGGATAAAATCCGGTGACGGCACAGGACAGCCGGTTAGAATCACCCAGACGGGTAAAGGACACGACGGGAGcaactgagagagaaagaaagaggagtcAGTACAGTAACCTCGAGATATGAGAGACCCGGCATCACCCccttcaccgactctcactccccccctcactcaccgactctcactcacccctcactcaccgactctcactcccccctcactcaccgactctcacttccccctcactcaccgactctcactccccccctcactcaccccgccTCTCAGGCCCCGCCTCACTcgccgactctcactcccccctcactcgccgactctcactccctcctcactcgccgaatctcactcccccctcactcaccgactctcactccctccctcactcaccgtcTCTCACTCCCGCCTCACTCAccaactctcactcccccctcactcaccgattctcactccctcccacactcaccgactctcactccctccctcactcagtctcttactcccccctcactcaccgactctcactcccccctcactcaccgactctcactcccccctcactcagtctctcactcccccctcactcaccgactctcactccctccctcactcagtctctcactcccccctcactcactgactctcactcccccctcactcaccgactctcactccgccctcactcaccgactctcactcccccctcactcaccgactctcactcccctctcactcaccgactctcactcccccctcactcaccgactctcactcccctctcactcaccgactctcactccccctcactcaccgactctcactcccctctcactcaccgactctcactcccccctcactcaccgactctcagtcccccctcactcaccgactctcactcccccctcactcaccgactctcactcccccctcactcaccgactctcactcccacctcactcaccgactctcactcccccctcactcaccgactctcaccccctctcactcaccgactctcacccccctcactcaccgactctcactcaccGAATCTCACTccgccctcactcaccgactctcactcccccctcactcaccgactctcactcccccctcactcaccgactctcactctccGCTCagtcaccgactctcactcccccctcactcaccgactctcactcaccgactctcaccccccctcactcaccgactctcaccccccctcactcaccgactctcactcaccaactctcactccgccctcactcaccgactctcactcccccctcactcaccgactctcactcccccctcactcaccgactctcactcaccgactctcactctcccctctctcaccgactctcactctccGCTCAGTCACtgactcacactcccccctcactcaccgactctcactcaccgactctcactctcccctcactcaccgactctcactccccccgcactcaccgactctcactcccccctcactgaccgactctcactcccccctcactcaccgactctcactcccccctcactcaccgactctcactcccccctcactcaccgactctcactccccccctcactcaccgactctcactcccccctcactcgccgactctcactccctcctcactcgccgaatctcactcccccctcactcaccgactctcactccctccctcactcaccgtcTCTCACTCCCGCCTCACTCAccaactctcactcccccctcactcaccgattctcactccctcccacactcaccgactctcactccctccctcactcagtctcttactcccccctcactcaccgactctcactcccccctcactcaccgactcttactcccccctcactcagtctctcactcccccctcactcaccgactctcactccctccctcactcagtctctcactcccccctcactcactgactctcactcccccctcactcaccgactctcactccgcccacactcaccgactctcacccccccctcactcaccgactctcactcccctctcactcaccgactctcactcccccctcactcaccgactctcactcccctctcactcaccgactctcactccccctcactcaccgactctcagtcccccctcactcaccgactctcactcccccctcactcaccgactctcactcccccatcactcaccgactctcactcccacctcactcaccgactctcactcccccctcactcaccgactctcaccccctctcactcaccgactctcacccccctcactcaccgactctcactcaccGAATCTCACTccgccctcactcaccgactctcactcccccctcactcaccgactctcactcccccctcactcaccgactctcactctccGCTCagtcaccgactctcactcccccctcactcaccgactctcactcaccgactctcaccccccctcactcaccgactctcaccccccctcactcaccgactctcactcaccaactctcactccgccctcactcaccgactctcactcccccctcactcaccgactctcactcccccctcactcaccgactctcactcaccgactctcactctcccctctctcaccgactctcactctccgctcagtcactgactctcactcccccctcactcaccgactctcactcaccgactctcactctcccctcactcaccgactctcactccccccgcactcaccgactctcactcccccctcactgaccgactctcactcccccctcactcaccgactctcactcccccctcactcaccgactctcactcccccctcactcaccgactctcactccccccctcactcaccgactctcactcccccctcactcaccgactctcacttcccctcactcaccgactctcaattCTCTCTGTCCGTACTCCAGGTATTTCCTCAGCCACTCGATACACTCCACCTCCAGGTAATGTTTCAATCGCTGATTGTCGACTGTGTTCCTGTCCCACCTGTTTTTGATGATCTTTCCCCAGGGCACCGGGGTCAACCACACCATGTGATCCTTGTCGAAGCTGATAAAATCATCTCCGTCCCATCCCCTCTGGTTGAATCCACTCGTGGTCCCATCATCCCTCAGGTCACAGCCAGTCATCAGCTGGAAGACATGCATCCCTGTGGATCAGAAACACAAACAGCCAATCAGACACAGTCCCAATGGGCGATCCCACCTGCACAGCCAATCAGAACCAGTCTTACTGGACGATCTCATCCAACCAGCCAATCAACATCAActactcgccccccccccccactcacagaCTCTCGGTTCCTGATCCACTCTGGGTTTCTCCTCATTCCCACCTGGATCCCCGGGTGCTGGGAGAGTGAGCACTCACCTCCTGTCTGGTTGGTGCGGGACATGAGGAGCGGAATAGCACGTTTAAAAAGCATCTCCGACTCCTGTGCGATCTTCTTCTTCCGCTCCCAGGCTGCCGGACCCTCGCTCTCTGCCATCCACTGCTCCCGGGGGATCAGCTCCCTCCGATCGCTGTCGTACAAAACAAACTGGACACCGTCCACATAACCGACAACCACAAACTCCGGGAAACCCGGGATCGGAGTCATTCCCGTGAAGAAATaccggagagagtgagagcctgaaatagagagagagagaattcaggaTAGACACCCTAAAAACaccaacaccctcacacacacacacacacacacagagatcaggGCATCAACCCCAAAACACTGATTCCAAACCGAGAGCAAGACCTCCACCCAGCCtgacattgcccctctcacaccccatcactcactgacccagggttaatgccccagtacccagcctggcattgcccctctcacaccccatcactcactgacccagggttaatgccccagtacccagtctgacattgcccctctcacaccccatcactcactgacccagggttaatgccccagtacccagcctggcgttgcccctctcacaccccatcactcacctgcagacacctctccacacagaaGGACCAGCCCTATCAGTCCAATCATTGCTGCTTCCCTCATGTTGGGGGAAACATTTGGAGGAAACTCTTTTTCAAAGAAAGGCCATTTTCTCAACTCACTCCTTCTGTCTTTCCCTGTTCACACTGAGCCTCAATCTGATTGGACACAAAATAGGATTTAAACCAATCAGAATAAAGAGATTCAGTGAGTCATCAGTCTCCGGCAGAATAGTAACAAACAGGTTGAGAAACTGCCTCAATGTTGAGAACTGTCCAATCAGATAAACTCTGGGGGATAAAAACCCCTTTCATTTAACCTCCTTTTATTATTCTGGTGATCGGAACCCTCTCCAAGACCAATCTCCCCTTCCTGAGGTGCGgtgtccagaactgaacacagttacTCCAGACAGGCTCTGAACAAAGACTCTGTGAAACTGAAGCTTCACTTCCATCACTTTGTCTCCCATCCAGACACAATCAATGTTCCATTAGACaggttggtgaaatgggcagacacagggcaggtgaaataCAATCCAGTTAAGTATTTGAAGTGATGCAGTTTGAACAGAAGAATGTACAGAGGTAATGTAAACTGAATGGTACAGTTATAAAGAGATTgcaagaacagagagacctgagTGAGTATGAGGCTGGCAGGAAGGTGTGATGAGACTGTGAAAGAAGCATCTGGACCCCattgctttataaatagaggcacagagtacaaaagcaaggaggtcacGCTGAACATTGATAAAATATTGATTCGATCCCAGCTGGAGAATTGACCCCACCTCTGGTCATAGTGTTTTAGGAAGAATATCAAGGTAttcgagagggtgcagaggagatttgctggaatattattggagATAAAGGACTTCTGAATGACACTGGGACAATTCAATGTGTTGGGAAACGCATATCTTTCATAAATCATGGAAAGACATTGCATTGCCCAGATCGTGGATGCTGACCTGGAGTTTATTTCTATAAATAGGACCATAACTTCACCTTGGACTGGGAGCCAGCCTGCTTTCACCTGACCTGTATGGTACTTGAGGAAGAGATGTTTGCTAGTTTTGAACTGGAATCACTTTAATTGATGGGGAATAAAACTGAAAAGCAAAGGCTAGTGATGTTCTGGAAATCGAATTACAGGGACAAACTTTAAGTTTTGAACCTGTTGGTTTTGAACTCAGTCTCTTTGGGGAATGGGttcgtggtgaaccatagatggttaccacgatgggtactgaaccgtagatggttagcactatgggtacttgtacatatgttactgttgttactgttggggttagggttggggtgttctacctgttggtattgttctgtggtacactccggtaggagtataaaggtcactgcactgccgagtgacccttagtctgggattgtattgttatgcagtatgctccattcttgttactaataaaagcctttatttcccgggtacgatccagcctcccgagtgatttaattgcgcatcaattttattagtaacaagttttggttgaaaaaaaaacatggagcaaatgttaaaacccgatcggcttaccttagatccgcgtgcagctggagcgtcgaacactttcgaccattggttgaagtgtttccaagattatatcgacgcctcaacagccattcaaaacgacgccgatagattgcgggtcctccacgcaagggtaagcgacactgtgtatgcaacaatccgcgatgcccaagactacaaaggggccatcaaactacttaagaaactgtacaacaaaccgccaaacgagattcatgctcgacacctactagccactcgacggcggcagcccggcgaaacgacgggacagtacctgcgcgaacttcagcagctagccagagcctgcaattgcaagccagtgtcggcgacccagtatacaaatgatttgatccgagatgcgtatGTGGCGGGAATcgactcatcctatattcgcctgcggctgctagagcaaggtaacttagacctcgctaagacggcGGAATtagctgatgcgatggaaacggcctccagaagtcttgaaacttaccccaccgaccacgtgggaacatcgtggcaagtacagccaccgactcaactctacccagcggctcctaggaactgcgcgatcgtgctttcaacctcggacctgacagcGGCGgtggctccaggaggcccacggtgctatttctgtggattggcaaagcactctcgtcagcgatgtccagccagaacggtcttttgctccgtgtgtgggaagaaagggtactatgctaaagtgtgccgagctaaaccaccctcgaagccaagcagtgtggCGTGTGACTCTCCTggatctgtctccttgtctccggcttcgtcgaggtcttccaccatgtgCGCTTCACGAGCGccaccattcctgaggacgacgacgcaagacacgtgcgacctgcgagtgccgccactttcaacgccatcgaccacgtgcaatCCATGGCGGCACCGactgcagacgaccagcaggggtcatcatcatcaaccatctcagctgcctgcagttgcactcaagattcaatggtggcgtcaatcatcctggaccaggccaagcctcacagactcgacaagtccatgacggacatagaggtaaacggacgcctaatacattgtctgtttgacagcgggagcacggagagtttcattcatcctgacaccgtgaaacggtgtggtctccgagtacagactgtcagacagacaatttctatggcgtcgaggtcccgatctgttaccgttcttgggagctgcgtggtaaaccttacagtgcggggcacagtttatgagaacttcaggctcctcgtgttaccgcacctttgcactccgatactcctgggactagacttatggtccacctgaggagtgtgaccctgcagcacgatgggccactccctccactttcagtgggagaacagcagcctccaaattgcccagcgcgctccacgtgcagtctctcgacactcagaatcaccccgccatctttatttgagaatctcgtgcaagcccatcgcaactaagagcaggcgttacagcgctgaggatcggatctttattcgatctgaggttcagcggctcctcagggaagggatcattcaacctagcactagcccatggagagcacaagtcgtggtggttaaaactggagacaagccccagatggtcatagactatagtcagaccattaataggtacacacagctggacgcgtaccctctcccgcgcatatctgacatggtcaaccagattgcgcaagaccgggtgttctccaccatcgacttgaagtcagcctatcaccagctccccattcgcacagaggaccgaaaatatacggcctttgaggcggatggtcgtctctaccacttcttaagggtcccctttggcgtcacgaatggggtctcggtcttccagcgtgcaatggaccgaatggtggaccaaaacgggctacgggctaccttcccgtacctggacaacgtcactatctgcggccatgaccagcaggaccacgatgctaacctcctaaagtttttacgcactgcgtctcgcctgaatctgacctataacagggagaagtgtgtattcagcaagcgccgcctagcaattctcggatacgtggtggaaaatggggtccttggccctgatccagaccgtatgcgtcccctccttgaacttcccctacccactcgcgtcaaagcactgagaagatgcttaggcttcttttcgtattacgcacagtgggt from Mustelus asterias chromosome 8, sMusAst1.hap1.1, whole genome shotgun sequence includes:
- the LOC144496925 gene encoding class I histocompatibility antigen, F10 alpha chain-like isoform X1; the protein is MREAAMIGLIGLVLLCGEVSAGSHSLRYFFTGMTPIPGFPEFVVVGYVDGVQFVLYDSDRRELIPREQWMAESEGPAAWERKKKIAQESEMLFKRAIPLLMSRTNQTGGMHVFQLMTGCDLRDDGTTSGFNQRGWDGDDFISFDKDHMVWLTPVPWGKIIKNRWDRNTVDNQRLKHYLEVECIEWLRKYLEYGQRELRVVAPVVSFTRLGDSNRLSCAVTGFYPQDIEVNLWRDGVVIDETLSSGILPNHDSTYQIRKWVEFDPEDQADYSCRVEHSGMKETLVVIYEPKSRSQVAVTVGIVVGVLVLIALIIVAVVIYNKKGRGKSDYNPANTSDGGDSSSSSSTRS
- the LOC144496925 gene encoding class I histocompatibility antigen, F10 alpha chain-like isoform X2; this translates as MREAAMIGLIGLVLLCGEVSAGSHSLRYFFTGMTPIPGFPEFVVVGYVDGVQFVLYDSDRRELIPREQWMAESEGPAAWERKKKIAQESEMLFKRAIPLLMSRTNQTGGMHVFQLMTGCDLRDDGTTSGFNQRGWDGDDFISFDKDHMVWLTPVPWGKIIKNRWDRNTVDNQRLKHYLEVECIEWLRKYLEYGQRELRVVAPVVSFTRLGDSNRLSCAVTGFYPQDIEVNLWRDGVVIDETLSSGILPNHDSTYQIRKWVEFDPEDQADYSCRVEHSGMKETLVVIYGPGVSWDITGGSQQTPPDAERCPHKNRI